The following is a genomic window from Hymenobacter gelipurpurascens.
CAGCACGAAGGCCACGGCACCTTATTATATGAGGCGGCCGTGTGCGGCAGCATTCCGGTTATCCGGACGCTGGACGCCTACTTCGGAGTGGAGCCATTGCGCCGCCTCACGGGCATTCTCAACGGCTCCTCCAACTACGTGCTCACGCGCATGGGCGAGGACGCCTCCGACTATGCCCTGGCCCTTGCCGAGGCCCAGGCAAAAGGTTTCGCCGAAACCGATCCGTCGTTGGATATGGGGGCTTTCGACCCGCGCTCCAAAGCGGTATTGCTGGCGGCTCATGCGTATGGCGCTTTTCTGCAGCTAGAGCAGGTATTGAACCTGGGCATTGAGGGCATCAGTGCCGTTGATATTGCGTTTGCTGCCACGCTAGGCCAGAAAATCAAGGTAGTGGCAGGCCTACAGCGCCTCCCCGATGGTCGCGTAACGGCCTTGGTAACCCCGCAGTTTGTGGGGCCGGAGTCGCCGCTGTACACGGTGGACAATGAGTTCAACGGCGTGGTACTAGAGGCTGATTTTGCGGGTGAGCAGTTTCTGCGCGGCCGGGGCGCGGGCGGCCACCCCACCGGCTCGGCTGTGCTGGCCGATTTGGCCGCGCTGCGCCAGGGCTTTGCCTATCAGTATCCCAAAGCCAACGCCACCACTCCGGCCTACGCTTCCGATCTGGAAGTGGAAATCTACCTGCGCACTGACGAAGAACGCATCATCGACCTGCTTGACTTCAGCGAGATTTCAGAAGAAGCCGACGAGGATGAGTACGTGGTAGGTTTTGTGGCGCTGGAAAACCTCATCCGTCACCGCGACACGCTGCGCAAGTACGGCGCCTTTATTGTGCGTACCGGGCAGCTACGGCCCATCAGCACGGCTGTAGCGGCGGTGGTGGAAGAGGAGTCCTTTTAACAGTTGGCGGCCATCGTAAGCTCTGTACAGAACCCCTTGTTTGGCTCCTGCCGGATAAGGGGTTTTCTGTTTGGAGTACCTTTGCAGCCTTTTTGGGCCCTACTAGGCCTATAGTGCTGAGTAGCTGTGCATAGGTGCTACTCAGAATTTATCAGCATAGCATGCGACAAAAATTGCGGAAACATGCGCGGCAGGCGCGCTACATTCTATATCAGGAAACCCTGTTTGATTTCAAGGAGCACGTCTGGACTTTTCTGGGCTCCTTCGCTGGTATTGCCCTTATTGGGCTACTGAACCGCTACTTTCTGGGCGCTAATGATACGATGCTGCTGGTAGGCTCCTTTGGGGCGTCGTCGGTGCTGATATATGGTATCATCAATAGCCCGCTGGCTCAGCCACGCAACCTGATTGGGGGCCATTTGCTGAGTGCATTTGTTGGCGTGACGGTGTACAAGCTGGTGCCGGGGGAGCTATGGCTGGCAGCCGCGCTGGCGGTGTCCTTGTCCATCATCGGGATGCAAATAACCAAAACACTGCACCCGCCGGGTGGCGCTACGGCACTTATTGCCACCATCGGCTCGCCGCAGCTGAAGGCCCTGGGTTATTGGTATATGGTAATGCCAGTGCTGTCGGGCATTAGTATCCTGTTGCTGGTAGCCCTCCTCTTCAACAATGCTACTTCCAGTCGCCGCTACCCAACCAATAAATACTGGTATAAAGTCTGGCAACGCGGCTATGGCAGAACCTAGCCGCCTAGGCCTATTGCTTACTTCGGCTGGCCAGGCGTAGAGGTAGTAGTTGGTATGGGTGTAGCTGTTGCGGACTGAGCCGGCAAACCCGGCTCTGGCGGACTGTCCGCTGTGCTCTGCGGTTCCGTTACTGGCTTACCAGTCAGCTGGGTACTATCTGGTGCAGCAGGAGAAAACTGCGCGAGTTGCAGTGGCAAGCCGGCTGGTATATCGGGCCTGAAGGGCATAACCAACCGGGGCTTCAGAAAGGCTACTGGCCTAGGCTGCGGTTTCAGGGCAGCCGCCAGCAGAGGGCCCGGCTGGCCAGCACCTAATAAGGGCCGCAGAAAGTCGCGGGCAGTGGTGAATACAGTATCCAGATAAACTGGCTCTACCGAATACGGCACATGGCCTGCGCCACGCAGGCGACGCAGCACGTTGGGCACGCCCACTGCTGTAGCGCGGGTACTAATGGCGCCACCTCCACCTACGCGTTGCGCGGGCAAAGGTGTTCCTACCCGGCCGCGGCCGTAAGGCACTAGTCCATCCCGGGTGCCATGGATGTTGCAAACGGGAATGTCGCTGGGTTGGAGCCAGCGCACGTCGGCCAGGGCGCCGCACATATTTACCACGCCTCTCGGGCGACTGCTGTAACGCAGGTGGCCCCCATTGCCTTCTAGGCCACCCAGGCTGGCTAAGTCCAGATAAGCGGGCACCTCAGCGGGCTTATCCATGTAAGCGGTGAGCAGCGACATAAAGCCCCCGGCTGAGCTGCCACCCACAAAAATGTACTGCGGATGCACCCGAAACTTACGGGCCGTAGCGGCATCATGGCGGAAGAAACGGATGGCCGCCCGCATATCCTGCGTGGCCCGGAAAGCAGCCCGGCCGATGCCCACCGTATCAAAAGGAAAGAAATACAAACGGTAGTCGATGCTGGCCGTGACGTAGCCCAGGCGGGCCAGGCGGGTGCAAAGGGCCGTCATCACGGCATCGTCGCGGGTGCCGGTCAGGAAGCCACCCTCGTGGGCCAGCACAATCAGCGGGCGGCGACGCACGGTGTCGCTGGTAGGCTGGTATACATCCATGTAAAGCGTCTGGGTCTGGCCTAGGAACGTAGTGGCCTGCCCAAACTCTACGCCCCGCTGAACTGTCACCTGCCGGAAGCGCGGCTGGTAGTAGCGGCCTCGTGTCGTATCAATTTGTGCCTGCGCGGCCACCGATGTCAGCAACGCCCCCAGTATTGCCAGCAGCCAGAAGTATTTCATGTCCGGTTTATTAACTCGGCCAGCCCATATCAAGCGGCAGCCACCACAAAGATACTCCGTAGGCCACTGCTCTTTGAGTTGATTTCGGCTGCAACGGTTGCCGAAGTTGTGTAGGTTTACCGGCGAAAATTTTCACTTTCCCCGACCACGCATGGCCACTACTGCCCCCGCTCCCCTTCGTTCCGGCGACAAAGTCGCGATTGTTTGTCCGGCCCGAAAAGCCTCGGCTGAGGAGTTGGCCGCGGCCGTAGCCACCCTGCAAAGCTGGGACCTAGAGGTGGTGCTGGGCG
Proteins encoded in this region:
- a CDS encoding alpha/beta hydrolase — its product is MKYFWLLAILGALLTSVAAQAQIDTTRGRYYQPRFRQVTVQRGVEFGQATTFLGQTQTLYMDVYQPTSDTVRRRPLIVLAHEGGFLTGTRDDAVMTALCTRLARLGYVTASIDYRLYFFPFDTVGIGRAAFRATQDMRAAIRFFRHDAATARKFRVHPQYIFVGGSSAGGFMSLLTAYMDKPAEVPAYLDLASLGGLEGNGGHLRYSSRPRGVVNMCGALADVRWLQPSDIPVCNIHGTRDGLVPYGRGRVGTPLPAQRVGGGGAISTRATAVGVPNVLRRLRGAGHVPYSVEPVYLDTVFTTARDFLRPLLGAGQPGPLLAAALKPQPRPVAFLKPRLVMPFRPDIPAGLPLQLAQFSPAAPDSTQLTGKPVTEPQSTADSPPEPGLPAQSATATPIPTTTSTPGQPK
- a CDS encoding HPP family protein — translated: MRQKLRKHARQARYILYQETLFDFKEHVWTFLGSFAGIALIGLLNRYFLGANDTMLLVGSFGASSVLIYGIINSPLAQPRNLIGGHLLSAFVGVTVYKLVPGELWLAAALAVSLSIIGMQITKTLHPPGGATALIATIGSPQLKALGYWYMVMPVLSGISILLLVALLFNNATSSRRYPTNKYWYKVWQRGYGRT
- a CDS encoding homoserine dehydrogenase; protein product: MSTNLPTTSQATPATTAAQPWRVGLIGFGCVGQGLYDILQQQPQTGFDISRIVVKNHTKERPLPANRFEFNADDLLADDTLDVLVEVIDDADEAFRLVAEALRRGRRVVTANKAMLARHLPELVQLQHEGHGTLLYEAAVCGSIPVIRTLDAYFGVEPLRRLTGILNGSSNYVLTRMGEDASDYALALAEAQAKGFAETDPSLDMGAFDPRSKAVLLAAHAYGAFLQLEQVLNLGIEGISAVDIAFAATLGQKIKVVAGLQRLPDGRVTALVTPQFVGPESPLYTVDNEFNGVVLEADFAGEQFLRGRGAGGHPTGSAVLADLAALRQGFAYQYPKANATTPAYASDLEVEIYLRTDEERIIDLLDFSEISEEADEDEYVVGFVALENLIRHRDTLRKYGAFIVRTGQLRPISTAVAAVVEEESF